One Mycolicibacterium sp. ND9-15 genomic window, CTGATCCGGTCATCGGTTGACAGCGCGATCGACATCGACCTTGAACTCTGGTCATCGGCATCGAACGAAAACCCGGTCTACTACGTGCAATACGCGCACGCTCGGCTGTCCGCTCTGGCCCGCAACGCCGCCGAACTTAGCGTCGCGCCCAGCACCGAGAACCTGCGGTTGTTGGATCACGACAAGGAAGGCACGCTGGTCCGCAACCTCGGCGAGTTCCCTCGTGTGCTCAAAACCGCTGCGGCACTAAGGGAACCGCATCGCATCTCACGTTACCTCGAAGATCTGGCCGGTGACTACCACCGGTTCTACGATTCGTGCCGCGTGCTGCCTCAAGGCGACGAGACGCCGAACGAACTGCACAGCGCCCGCCTGGCACTGTGTCAGGCGACCCGGCAGGTGATCGCGAACGGCCTGGGCATCCTGGGTGTCAGCGCTCCGGAGCGCATGTGATCGCCCATCCCGCTGGCCCCCGGCATGCCGAGGAGCTACACCACGGTGCTGCTCCGCCGCGTCCGCAGTCACCGGCAGAGACCCTCCTATTGGCGCCGAATGTTTGGCCGCGCAACACACTTCGTGACGAGCGAGGGGTGGTGTCGATCGGCGGCGTGCCGGTCACCGACATCGCCGCGCAGTTCGGCACGCCGACTTTCGTGGTCGACGAAGACGATTTCCGGTCGCGCTGCCGCGAGATCGCAGCCGCGTTCGGCGGCGGCGAGAACGTGCACTATGCCGCCAAGGCGTTCCTGTGCGCCGAGGTGGCCCGTTGGATCGCCGAAGAGGGCCTCTCGCTCGATGTGGCCAGCGGCGGTGAGCTGGCCGTGGCCCTGCGCGGTGGCTTCCCCGCTGAGCGGATCGCGTTGCACGGCAACAACAAATCCGTCGACGAGTTGACGGCCGCGGTCAAGGCGGGTATCGAGCACGTGGTGGTCGACTCGGTGACCGAGATCGAGCGGCTTGACGCGATCGCCGGTGCAGCCGGAGTGGTGCAGGACGTCTTGGTCCGTGTCACCGTCGGGGTCGAAGCCCACACCCACGAATTCATCTCGACCGCGCATGAAGACCAGAAGTTCGGGCTCTCACTGGCCAGCGGTGCCGCGATGGATGCCGTCCGCCGGGTGTTCGAAGCTGACCACCTGCGCCTGGTGGGCCTGCACAGCCACATCGGATCACAGATCTTCGACGTCGCGGGTTTCGAACTCGCCGCACACCGCGTGATCGGTCTCCTGCGCGACGTGGTCGCCGAGTTCGGTCTCGAGAAGACGTCCCAGATGTCCATCGTCGACCTGGGCGGTGGCCTTGGCATCTCGTATCTGCCGCAGGACGATCCGCCTCCCGTCGCCGAGCTGGCGGCCAAGCTCAGCGCGATCGTGCGCGACGAGTCGGCCGCCGTCGGCCTACCCACGCCGCGGCTGGTGGTCGAACCGGGTCGGGCCATTGCGGGTCCCGGTACGATCACTCTCTATCAGGTCGGCACCGTCAAGGACGTTGCCGTGAGCCAGACCTCGAGCCGCCGCTACGTCAGCGTGGACGGGGGAATGAGCGACAACATCCGGACATCGCTCTACGGCGCGGAGTACGACGTGCGACTGATCTCGAGGGTGACCGATGCCGCGCCGGTGCTCGCTCGCATCGTCGGCAAGCATTGTGAGAGCGGCGACATCGTCGTACGAGACACCTGGCTGCCCGATGACGTCGAGCCTGGCGATCTGTTGGGAGTCGCGGCTACCGGCGCCTACTGCTATTCGATGTCGAGCCGTTACAACATGATTGGCCGACCCGCCGTGGTGGCCGTGCGCGATGCGCGGGCCCGCCTGATCTTGCGCCGGGAGACGGTCGACGATCTGCTGAGTCTGGAAGTGAGGTAGCGATGGCTGATCCCGAAAAGCCCATCGGCGTAGCCGTTCTCGGTTTGGGAAACGTCGGAGGTCAGGTCGTGCGCATCATCGAGGAGAGCGCGGATGACCTGGCCGCCCGGATCGGCGCCCCATTGGTGCTCCGCGGTGTCGGCGTCCGTCGGGTGGCCGACGACCGTGGGGTTCCCGTCGACCTGCTCACCGACGACGTCGAAGAACTCGTCTCGCGTGATGATGTCGACATCGTCGTCGAGTTGATGGGACCCGTGGAACCGGCGCGCAAGGCCATCCTGGCGGCGCTGGAACAGGGCAAGTCCGTGGTCACCGCCAACAAGGCGTTGATGGCCGTGTCGACGGGTGAATTGGCCCAGGCGGCCGAAACCGCCCGCGTTGACCTCTATTTCGAAGCTGCGGTGGCCGGCGCGATCCCCGTCATCCGTCCGCTGACCCAGTCGCTGGCGGGGGACTCGGTGATCCGCGTGGCGGGCATTGTCAACGGCACCACCAACTACATCCTCTCGGAAATGGACAGCACGGGCGCCGACTACACCAGTGCGCTGGCCGACGCCAGCGCTCTTGGTTACGCCGAGGCCGACCCGACCGCGGACGTCGAGGGAGACGACGCCGCGGCGAAGGCTGCGATTCTGGCTTCGATCGCCTTTCACACCCGGGTGACGGCCGACGACGTCTACCGCGAGGGCATCACGAAGGTCAGCACCGCCGATTTCGAATCCGCCAAGGCGCTGGGCTGCACCATCAAGCTGCTGGCCATCTGCGAACGGCTCACCGGTGACGAGGGGCAGCAACGGGTTTCGGCCCGGGTGTACCCAGCGCTGGTGCCGCTGAGCCATCCGCTCGCCACCGTCAACGGCGCCTTCAACGCGGTGGTTGTCGAGGCGGAAGCCGCCGGTCGTCTGATGTTTTACGGACAAGGAGCCGGCGGCGCGCCGACGGCGTCGGCGGTGATGGGCGATCTTGTGATGGCGGCCCGCAACCGGGTTCAGGGCGGCCGCGGGCCGCGCGAGTCGAAGTATGCCAAGCTCCCGATCGCGCCGATCGGCTTCATCCCGACCCGCTACTACGTGAACATGAACGTCGCCGATCGGACTGGCGTGTTGTCTGCTGTGGCAGCAGAATTCGGAAAGCGCGACGTCAGCATCGCCGAGGTGCGCCAGGAGGGCATGGTCGACGAAAGCGGTAACCCTAGCGGCGCGCGCCTCGTCGTGGTGACGCATCAGGCTACCGACGCGGCGCTCTCGGAAACGGTGGCGGCGTTGGCGGATCTCGATGTGGTGCAAAGCATCAACAGCGTGCTCCGCATGGAAGGAACCGACGAATGAGAAGCGATGAGTCGCTTGCGGTGCACCAGCCTTGGCCGGGTCTGATCGCCGCATACCGCGATCGCCTTCCAGTCGAGGACGGTTGGAGGCCGATCACGCTCCGCGAGGGCGGAACTCCGCTGCTGCCCGCGCAGCGGCTGTCCGAACTAACCGGTTGCACAGTGCATCTGAAGGTGGAGGGACTGAACCCGACCGGGTCCTTCAAGGACCGAGGCATGACCATGGCAGTGACGGAAGCGGTGGCGCGCGGCCAGCAGGCGGTGCTGTGCGCCTCGACGGGAAACACGTCGGCATCGGCCGCGGCCTATGCGGCCAGGGCGGGTATCACCTGTGCGGTGCTGGTGCCTCAGGGCAAGATTGCAATGGGCAAGCTGGCGCAGGCAGTCATGCACGGAGCCAAGATCATCCAGATCGACGGCAACTTCGACGACTGCCTCGAACTGGCTCGTAAGCTCACCGCCGACTTCCCGACGGTGTCGCTCGTCAACTCCGTCAACCCGTACCGCATCGAAGGGCAGAAGACCGCGGCCTTCGAGATCGTCGATGCGTTGGGCGCCGCGCCCGACGTGCACTCCCTGCCAGTGGGTAACGCGGGCAACATCACCGCCTACTGGAAGGGCTACACCGAGTACCACCGCGATGGAATCTCGGATCGTCTTCCGCGCATGCTGGGAACCCAAGCGGCCGGTGCGGCGCCGCTCGTGCTCGGCGAACCCGTCAGCAATCCGGAAACCGTTGCGACCGCGATCAGGATCGGCTCGCCTGCGTCGTGGGCGACGGCCGTAGAGGCGCAGCAGCAGTCCGACGGTCGGTTCCTGGCGGCCACCGACGATGAGATCCTCTCGGCCTATCACCTGGTCGCGCAGACCGAGGGCGTGTTCGTCGAGCCTGCATCAGCGGCCAGCATCGCGGGTCTGCTCAAGTCGATCGAGGAGGGCTGGGTGGCCAAGGGTTCGACCGTCGTGTGCACCGTGACGGGCAACGGACTCAAGGACCCCGATACCGCATTGAAGGGTATGCCGTCGGTCATCGCGGTACCGGTGGACCCGGTGGCCGTAGTCGAGCAGTTGGGGCTGGGATAGCCGGTGACTCGAGTACTGCCGCCTGGGCTGAGAGCCACCTCCGTGGTGGCCGCATCCAGTGCGAACCTCGGTCCGGGTTTCGACAGCCTGGGCATCGCCTTGAGTCTGTACGACGAGATCGTCATCGAGACAACCGGTTCCGGTCTCACGGTCGAAGTCGAGGGCGAGGGTGCGGGTCACCTGCCGCTGGACGAAACGCATCTGGTGGTGCGGGCGGTCCGCCGAGGTTTGCAGGCGGTGTCGGTCAGTGCCTCCGGCATGATTGTGCGGTGCCGCAACGACATTCCGCACTCGCGTGGGCTGGGATCGTCGGCCGCGGCCGTGGTTGGTGGGCTATCCGTCGTCAACGGCCTTGCAGTACAGGTCGGTTCACCGCCGCTGCCGCAGCGCGACCTCGTTCAGTTGGCCTCGGAGTTCGAAGGTCATCCCGACAACGCCTCGGCGGCGGTGTTGGGTGGGGGTGTGGTGGCGTGGACCGAGGGCGACGACCCGGCGCCTCGGTACGAGGCCGCGTCGATCCGGGTGCATCCCGACATCCACCTGTTCATCGCGATCCCGGACGAGCGTTCGTCGACCGCCGAGACACGCGTGCTGCTGCCGGAGAAAGTCAGCCATTCGGATGCGCGGTTCAACGTGAGCCGGGCGGCGTTGATGGTGGTCGCGCTCACTCAGAGACCGGACCTGCTGATGGCGGCCAGCGAGGATGTGCTGCATCAGCCACAGCGCGCGGCCGCGATGCCGGCCTCCGCGGAATACCTACAGGTGTTGCGACGTTGTGGCGTACCAGCGGTATTGTCCGGGGCGGGTCCCTCTGTGCTCGCACTGAGCACTTCACCGGAATTGCCCGATGAAGCAGCGGAGTACGGCACCGCGAACGGGTTCACCGTGCGGAGGATGACCGTTGGCGACGGCGTCCAGTGGGCGCCCGGCGTGGTCATCCAAACCGGATAGGGCCGCGGAGAAGCGATCACAGGATCAACACGACACACGTGTCTTTGTTGCGTCCCGTCGCAATGCGGGATATTCTCGCTGTCGTCCGGCAATTGCAGCGTCTCTACCTGCGCCGACACTAGGACACCACTCATTTCCCTCTGGGGCTACTCGTGGATTGACGGTTCGCCGCACACCGGTGAGACCCGGCCATCACCGTTGCAGGGGCAATGGTGGAGCTTATGCGTTCAGTGGATCAACTGATCGCACCGAATCCCCGCACTCCGTTCTGCGAGGGAAAGAAAGGAAATCCGTGACTGAAACGGACCTCATCACGGCCGGCGGCAGCAGCGACATCGGCGCGTTGCC contains:
- the lysA gene encoding diaminopimelate decarboxylase, whose amino-acid sequence is MIAHPAGPRHAEELHHGAAPPRPQSPAETLLLAPNVWPRNTLRDERGVVSIGGVPVTDIAAQFGTPTFVVDEDDFRSRCREIAAAFGGGENVHYAAKAFLCAEVARWIAEEGLSLDVASGGELAVALRGGFPAERIALHGNNKSVDELTAAVKAGIEHVVVDSVTEIERLDAIAGAAGVVQDVLVRVTVGVEAHTHEFISTAHEDQKFGLSLASGAAMDAVRRVFEADHLRLVGLHSHIGSQIFDVAGFELAAHRVIGLLRDVVAEFGLEKTSQMSIVDLGGGLGISYLPQDDPPPVAELAAKLSAIVRDESAAVGLPTPRLVVEPGRAIAGPGTITLYQVGTVKDVAVSQTSSRRYVSVDGGMSDNIRTSLYGAEYDVRLISRVTDAAPVLARIVGKHCESGDIVVRDTWLPDDVEPGDLLGVAATGAYCYSMSSRYNMIGRPAVVAVRDARARLILRRETVDDLLSLEVR
- a CDS encoding homoserine dehydrogenase, with amino-acid sequence MADPEKPIGVAVLGLGNVGGQVVRIIEESADDLAARIGAPLVLRGVGVRRVADDRGVPVDLLTDDVEELVSRDDVDIVVELMGPVEPARKAILAALEQGKSVVTANKALMAVSTGELAQAAETARVDLYFEAAVAGAIPVIRPLTQSLAGDSVIRVAGIVNGTTNYILSEMDSTGADYTSALADASALGYAEADPTADVEGDDAAAKAAILASIAFHTRVTADDVYREGITKVSTADFESAKALGCTIKLLAICERLTGDEGQQRVSARVYPALVPLSHPLATVNGAFNAVVVEAEAAGRLMFYGQGAGGAPTASAVMGDLVMAARNRVQGGRGPRESKYAKLPIAPIGFIPTRYYVNMNVADRTGVLSAVAAEFGKRDVSIAEVRQEGMVDESGNPSGARLVVVTHQATDAALSETVAALADLDVVQSINSVLRMEGTDE
- the thrC gene encoding threonine synthase, whose protein sequence is MRSDESLAVHQPWPGLIAAYRDRLPVEDGWRPITLREGGTPLLPAQRLSELTGCTVHLKVEGLNPTGSFKDRGMTMAVTEAVARGQQAVLCASTGNTSASAAAYAARAGITCAVLVPQGKIAMGKLAQAVMHGAKIIQIDGNFDDCLELARKLTADFPTVSLVNSVNPYRIEGQKTAAFEIVDALGAAPDVHSLPVGNAGNITAYWKGYTEYHRDGISDRLPRMLGTQAAGAAPLVLGEPVSNPETVATAIRIGSPASWATAVEAQQQSDGRFLAATDDEILSAYHLVAQTEGVFVEPASAASIAGLLKSIEEGWVAKGSTVVCTVTGNGLKDPDTALKGMPSVIAVPVDPVAVVEQLGLG
- the thrB gene encoding homoserine kinase, with the protein product MTRVLPPGLRATSVVAASSANLGPGFDSLGIALSLYDEIVIETTGSGLTVEVEGEGAGHLPLDETHLVVRAVRRGLQAVSVSASGMIVRCRNDIPHSRGLGSSAAAVVGGLSVVNGLAVQVGSPPLPQRDLVQLASEFEGHPDNASAAVLGGGVVAWTEGDDPAPRYEAASIRVHPDIHLFIAIPDERSSTAETRVLLPEKVSHSDARFNVSRAALMVVALTQRPDLLMAASEDVLHQPQRAAAMPASAEYLQVLRRCGVPAVLSGAGPSVLALSTSPELPDEAAEYGTANGFTVRRMTVGDGVQWAPGVVIQTG